tgaagtgattactccccctcagaagaaatgtggaatgctgccatcgccatggcaactctgtctccctatcccagcctgggcgggactgcgaccggtgaaggccgttgaatcgtttccaggagtcactgtgccctctaacccaaatacctcccacccctgtccaaacggaggtgactagcgctgctcatcgcggctgcatgcactgatgtgaggagagtccccaaccctaccgccccacctactggacacttatgttgtgtgatgtctgaattcTGTTGCATTTctctctgaggtgttttttgcagagcaaagctgccctccctgtggagggtaactctgatgtgcctttttttcctccacctgaaccaatcctcatgtaaaccctctgatctttattaaggtagcgcgactcgggttgcgaatgaccacagtcaccaattcttgtcatgtgtctctgtctatgtatgtatgtatgtctgatctcagaattgtgtgtactgaacctctaatttccctctgggattaataaagtatttttgaatttaattaATATAAAAATCTCAGACCACTCTGCCTCCCTTCATCCTGTTTTTTTAGTTAGTGCTGCTGAACAGATGCTAGATTGTTATAATTTTACCGTGGCGAGCTGAGGCGGAGGCAGCGGAGGCGGCTGCTGGGACCGTGGCTGGCCATGTCCATCACTCCCATCTTCACGAAACCAGTGCACCTTGATGAAGCGGTTGTTTAGAACAGCTTCTGTGCTCTGCATAGCCCGCTTGGCCTCGTCTGGAGAGGCAAACTGTATCAGTGCTCCCTCTGGGTCATTCTGATAAGCCACCTAAGAAACATTAGCAGCAACACAGAGATTATGAGTCAAACTGTAATCTCTGACGCAAGCAGGAGTCTGAGACTTCCCAGCCTCTGAACTAAGTCTGAttatattttaaaggtgaaaaatAAAACGTGCAGCATGCAGAAAGATTGTCGATGCAAAAAGAGGAATCATCTTTTCATTCATCTCCAGATGAAGGATGAACGAATCAAATTCACTAACATTTTAACATTCTGATGCCAGAGtcgcacagactacaacctactgGAATTTCCACACCTACGGCATCACAAAGGGACTGACCTGCAGGTTGACAATAGTACCAAACTTGCTGAAATGTTCGTTGAGTTTGCTGATGCTGTTGAGCTCGGCGGGAATCAGACGAACGAGAAGCTTTGTGTTGGGAGAGAATGGACCTCTCTTGTGAAAGCCATGGTGGTTTGGTTTGTTGAAGTTGGGCCTGAGCAGAGAGAAGACATTGGGTGTTGTTCAGTTTTAGGTTTTAAAGACAGTTTATTATACCCCACCCCTTTATTTTTTGCTTACTTGTCAAACCAGGGCTTCTTGGGTGGAAGTCCAGCGTCGTGGGAGGGGGCTGGTCTCTTCCTCGGTTCAGACTCCATGACAATCCTCATGCTGTTGTTTGGGATCTTATCTGGAGAGGAGGGGACAAGGATTGActcaataaacaaaacacccatgaGCTGAAATGATTGAGGTGGGAGTTACCTCTTGGCGGCTGGTCAACGTCCCCCATAGTGAGGCCAATCAGGTTTGGTCTTTGAGCATTGACTCGGTGGCGGTACACAGGTCTGGGTGTGTTAGTGATGCTGGGAGCCTCGGGGTTGTACACGTCGGTGTCAAAGTGGTCTGGTGAGGAGAGAGAAGATATTTTAACTCACAaaacagcaaataaataaataaaaagtctaACAGCTGATTTAGATTACAAATGCGGAGGCCACAGACTGTTACCAGGGGTGAAGAGTGGAACCGGGGCTTGTGGGAGCGATGAGCGAATCCCAGAAGTGACGATGGTGGGAACGGCGCTAGTGATGGAATTAGGAGGAGCATCCATGCCTGCTGGTTGCAGAGGAGGAAGCGGAGGTGGAGGACCTGTCTCACAGGAATTAAAAGATAATTTGAAAACTTACAAAATAAGAACCCAGTTTGGATTAGTAATCTGGTTTAACCGTTTTTGTCTAACTGAGCAAAAACTGAACTCTTACCAGCAATAGGTGGTAGACTGGGTGGCAGGGCACCTGGAGGGGGCACAGGAGGCCGAAGATTCACAGAAGGGGGGGGGTTCAacagaggtggtggtggtggaaggCCTGGGGGGGGTGGCTGGTCCACACCTGGAATGGGAGGAGGCTGAAAGGGGAGCATACCGGGCAGATTCACCTCCTCTACCACCACTGGGTCACTCCCATGGTCAAAAGGACACATGTCCCCTCGCATGCAGAAgcccttttctgtaaaatacaaCAGAGCATCAGAAAGACTCCAATCACAAAAACACTTAATGGTGAAAGAAAAAGAGTTATTAGCTTTTCTAACCATCATAGTCCCGGCATCGCTTCCTCGGTGGAGGCCCCCTGTTAAAGGGGCCGCGATCCACAGGAGGCTCTGGGTGAAAGTCTGACCAGCtctcgctggtgctgctgctgtggtGATGCGTGGGGGCAATAACCGTAATGGTGCTGCTGAGTGTTGGCACCGGGAAATGCGATGTGGTCACAGAGGACACAAGAGCTGCTGGAGTGTAGACTTCGCCGCCGTCGGGCCGGTCAGCTCGGTCGTGATCGTACCTCGGCTTTCCTGACTCTCGGTCTGAAAAACAGAATAAACAAACAGAAAAGCTCTAAATCAAACTATAAAACTCACGGAATGTTTACCGGTGTTGAACTAGACGTAAGTAAACACGTCTGACATGTTTAATTGGGTCTGCCCTTTCTACACGCCACCTCAGTTAATTCCTAAAAGTAAGAATAACTCATGACCAATTTTAATTCATTTTTGTGCAACATTTTAAAATTTGGAAACACACACCGACTCTGAAGTTTGTGTGAACTTGACATTTACCCCGACTCCTGCTTCTGGACCGCGTCCTGCTGAGAGACTGGCTCCTGCTGCGATCCCGATCTCGGTCCCGGTCTCTGTCCCTCTCCCTGTCGCGGTCTCGGATGCGCTCCTTGCTCCAGCTGCGGCTGCGGCTCCGGCTGTGGCTATAGCTGCGGCCTCTCCTGCGATTGTAGCGATCGCGGTATGAGTCTCTCCTTGGAGGGTTGTGATCGTAATCCCTCTTCCTGGAGCGATCGTCTCTCTTACGGTCATCTCtcctgaaagtgtgtgtgaagaCAAAACAGTAAGAAAAACTTAACAGTGCTTTAAATAAAGAGTGGAACACAGGAGATCTCCACCACCTGACGTCTCTCGAGTAGCGAGAGCTCAACTGTGGAGGGCTATGAGTCACTCGTCGAGAAAACTTCTTGTCTCGGTCTTCTTCGCGACTTGCCTGAACCTGTACAAAGCAAAGAGATAAAACCTGATCAGTGACGTATAAAATTAGCTTTAAAAACAGACCTCTCCAGATTCAgcagcctagtggtatgagtgtccaccctgagactgggagattgtgggttcaagtccACGGTCGACTCATGCCAAAGacttgggacccaatgcctccctgtatgacactcagcattacggggttcAGTTAGGggcgttaaaccaccaaatggttcccgagcgcagctgtgactccagctcaccgctcccctggtggatgggtcaaatgcagagaacaaatttcaaacaccagtgtgacaactaatgaGACTTAACTTTAAATACATAAAACCAATGATTTAATATGTTACAGACAGAGCATGCTTTTGAAAAGACAAAAGTTAACCCtattccagcttcactggctgccagtcaacttcagggttcatttcaagatcctggttctggtctatagggccctacatggacaagcaccatcttacattggtgatcttctcagtccctacacccccagcaggtccctgaggtccagtgatcaaagcctactggttgtgcagcgcaccaggctgaataacaaatgtgacagatcatttgctgctgtggcccccagactctggaactctctccccctgagcctgagatcagtggactcagtggtctcctttaaaaagcagctgaagactcacttgttcaagctggctttggtgtgaccttctgttGATTCTTCATCCCTACCTTCTCCTCATTCAactctttctaccaattctgcagttcccaggatccactggttacctttaattttccattttcttttttccccttttctcacattttaaaatcacaatttaacggaagaggattagggctgaaagaaaagaaaattctgacttttttccacaaaattctgactttaatgtcagaattctgacatttttctGAGAATTTTGACCTTTTTTTCTTTACAGAATTCTGGCATTttttcaccaaattctggctttaATCTCCGAATCCTGGTGTTATTAATCCtgagaaaaaaaagtcagaattctgagaaaaatgtcagaattttgacttttttttctctctcagaattctgaaaaaaaaagaagaagaaaagtcagaattctgtcaTTTTTCTCTGAATTCTGACTTTAACAATCCTGgggggaaaaaagtcagaattctgagattaaagtcaaaattatCTTAATCTTTTTTTCCAGTGGCCCAAATCCTCTTCCGTAAAAATTTTACTTTTCCCATCTTCATGatatttttagttttgtttttatttttgttcagcgcctcattatttttatctttagaggTGCTTTATAAAAGATTGTTCTTCTGTCTTTGTGTTCATGTTCACAGCTTCATTCATTCATGCAATACAGTGGAGGAAAGCCACTGTACAAATACAATATTTTCCATTAAAATTATGAGATCAGGAAAAGAGGCAAAGTACAACGCTTCATCTAGATGTTGGCTTTACTtcctgaagaagaaaatatcatttctatagcacctctcaagataaaaatcatgaggcgcttcacaaaaacaaaaaaaaaatgtaaaaatataaaaaagcacttagaaaatgtttaaaaatatattttaaatgagcaaaaataggcaattgggatttaaaagaaacaatgttaagaaagagagagagtaaacatgaaagagggaaatcagtggatcatgaggaaggtggaataggtggggagagcagaataaagagagagtggtgaagaaggtcatacaaaaaccagcttgaacaagtgagtcttcagctgctttttaaaggagaccactgagtccactgatctcaggctcagggggagagagttccagagtctgggggccacagcagcaaatgatctgtcacctttggtctttagcctggtgctgcacaaccagtaggctttgatcactggacctcagggacctgttgggggtgaagggactaagaagatcaccaattgaagatggtgcttgtccatgtaaggccctatagaacagaaccaggatcttgaaatgaaccctgaagttgactggcagccaatgaagctggaggagaagcggggtgatgtgggtgtgtttggaggacttggtcagaagccgagcacaggcattctgaaccacctgtagacggttcagggaggttctgctcagacacgtgaaaagagagttacagtagtctaagagtgaggaggtgaaggtgtggataactgtctcaagttcagagcgggacagaatgggactcagcttagcaatgttgctgagacggaagaaggaagagcgaacaagagaactgacatgagaatcctggtGTCTAAGTGCAGCTAATGAGACAAAGATATAGGTTTTTCCCTACATCTTTAGCAAAAGGTACATTTGTAGATGTGTTTTAACTCATTGAAAAGcagaataaattaaaataaacgtTTCCTTTGTGCCCCAACCTACATAGTTGTGGATAAATCATGAAAGTGATCATGCAGACCGATTCTGATTATTTCAGAAGTGAGCACATGACTGCATGCCACTGAGCTGAAGTGTTTTGCATTTTAAGGGTTTGAAAGAACTACCTCATCTTTCTTTGGCTCTTCCTTCTCGACTTTGACCAGTGGTTGCTCTGATTGGGGGAGGTAGCTTTTATTATTAATGGCTTCAAACAGCTTATCCACAAATGGCTGGGTCTCTGAAAGAAAGTACATGTGATAATCGTGTGATTATTACTTCCATTAAAGATGGATAAATAAATATAACAAAGAGAAATGTGGAAAAATCCAAAGTACTTTACCTTTTTGGAGAAAAACATCCAGTTGATCTACACACAAGGCTTTAAGCTCCTTTTCGCTTTTGTCCTTCTTCACTAGAGCAACAACATACTTAGCGAGTGCAGATGGGTCAGCATCACATCTAAATGTTAAAGAGGAGAAATGTTCGTCAACATCGATGCCGCAGCATAACATGTAATAAATGCCAAACGTGCAATCCATGTGTTAGATATTTTTGCAAAAGAACGACAACTCGTGTAACTAATACAAAAGTTATAATGCAGAGAGGCGTGTTGAGCATGGCACTGCTAATGCTAAGTGGTACACTTACATGGGCTCAAGGGTTTCAGACAGCCATGTTTTCAAACCATCAATGTTGTCAATGATCATCTTAAATCAGGTCGAACCTTCCCGTTACCACATCCAGAGTTGAAGGATTCGATGCTACTTATCAATTTACATGAATAAGCGACATCAGCTAGAGAAACTTTCCACTTCAGTGCAGGATTCGGCAGCTCTGATGATCACGCTCCGTTAGCCGAAGTTCCGAAATGACACCACAGACATACGCTGGTTAGCTTAGCATCTGTTATGCTGGGCCAAAATACGCACCGCACGATTTCTCAAAGTTTGTATTTATCTTCTAAACAAATTTCACGTAAATAAATCATATCTCCACGTAAAACACATAAACAATGTCACTTGATACTGATTTTTGATCGTTAAAAAGATGTAGCATCCACGTTTTTAGATGCTATTTCGTATCCGAGTATTTTACTTCCGTTTAAGTTCTCGTTGAAACGTTCCCGAAATATCGCGCGAGAAAGTGATTTGCCACACTGCTGTCAGTTAATTGGTTTTCAATAAAGTTTAGTGATTATATTTCATTAAACAGAAGACAAACTTATTATGCTGTGTCATAATAACTTTTAATTTTATATTTATTAAACGTGGACTTGTTTAACTAAATAGTCTAAtgtaaagacaagaaaataaaataaaattaatgcaGATAATGAAAATGTCTAGCTTCTCAAAAGAGGCTATCATGTTGCAGTGACTGAGATAAATTAATGAACTGGCGAATCGAAATTCTGGATACTGTCAAGTCAATGGGAACAGTGAAGTCAACTCACATTTGAGTTTACTAACTTTTCTTATCATAGACTTCTAATTTTCACTGCAAATTTCTAAAGCAACGCTTAGCACAACTGGTGCAGCCTCTCCAAAGGCTCTCCAACATAAGTCTCTCCTCTGACAGGATCCTGAAGCAGTGGAAGACATCCTGTTTCATTCCTGTGGTGAAGATAGAGCAGCCAGCTGGGATAAATAATTATCAACCATTTGCTCTGACATCACAAATtatgaagaaagaaagaaagaaagaaagaaagaaagaaagaaagaaagaaagaaagaaagaaagaaaacaatctttcatatagtgcttctcaagataaaaatcacaaggtgcttcacaagaaaatTTTTTAAACATAAtagatatatatattgttttcattaaaaaataagGTTAAATgagaaataatttaaaataacAAAATTTGATTACAAATGTAAGAAAAGGGGAAAGGAAAAGTAAtgggaattaaagctgcaagcagcgtcgttcggccctcgcagctccgcgccgctccggcctggccggcagcccggggcaccagggcacgtctggcagaacagaaacgtcaaccaccccgacaccagaaaccgcaaatggcctcctcgtccgcacctcaccctgactcagcatcccctctgagctcaccattaaattgaattgtaaggttacggcgttacgccagaattcgccatggcatcaaagcccctccctatctggaaagctatcagatctgaatggtcattacagcatcatgaagaccgtgcatgaccttagtgtcatgttgactaaattagaggggacaaatatgggcatttcagcataaaacaatagacttcctgtattcagggggcggggcttaggtgatgtcagctgtccacattgtcattgtttaaagatatggtcaatgatcacacagacaaagttcgaaaaagatctgatcatgcacatgggagttattaagtcaagtaaagtaatggcgaaaggtcaaagtttgagacttagccacgcccacacctttcaacttttgaaaaatccgacggttgaattttttctcctatgtcttaagagtaaatagcagaagtttgaaggcgattggtgaaaagggcaacggagcatcactctccaaacaacgtgtgccaaaacaactaaatcgcgtacttggaccaaaatgcccgacttcctgtgcgactttgcacttggctccaagagacttttttgtaggtccggagacacctcattagtgtaccaaatttcgtaatcctcagtcaaagaatggctaggggctgacagttttaatggtcctagggggcgctatttcagaaaaatggccacgcccacaaattttagctgtccatttctattgggggtcagactaggatcactcacaacaaatttcgaggtgatatctcgataacttaagaaatgagaggcaaacgtatttccatggcgtgatggcgattttcgccatgctcccaaagccccgccttttttcaaaacctgccagtactggagacaaagtaacctcaacttgtctactgctgtttgccacagaatcctggtgtttgggtaaaaggagtccagtagggagctgtgaaaaaaagagtggcgtggcgacaggtcaaagtttgaggcttagccacgcccacatctttcaacttttgaaaaatccgac
This genomic window from Nothobranchius furzeri strain GRZ-AD chromosome 9, NfurGRZ-RIMD1, whole genome shotgun sequence contains:
- the rbm26 gene encoding RNA-binding protein 26, encoding MIIDNIDGLKTWLSETLEPICDADPSALAKYVVALVKKDKSEKELKALCVDQLDVFLQKETQPFVDKLFEAINNKSYLPQSEQPLVKVEKEEPKKDEVQASREEDRDKKFSRRVTHSPPQLSSRYSRDVRRDDRKRDDRSRKRDYDHNPPRRDSYRDRYNRRRGRSYSHSRSRSRSWSKERIRDRDRERDRDRDRDRDRSRSQSLSRTRSRSRSRDRESGKPRYDHDRADRPDGGEVYTPAALVSSVTTSHFPVPTLSSTITVIAPTHHHSSSTSESWSDFHPEPPVDRGPFNRGPPPRKRCRDYDEKGFCMRGDMCPFDHGSDPVVVEEVNLPGMLPFQPPPIPGVDQPPPPGLPPPPPLLNPPPSVNLRPPVPPPGALPPSLPPIAGPPPPLPPLQPAGMDAPPNSITSAVPTIVTSGIRSSLPQAPVPLFTPDHFDTDVYNPEAPSITNTPRPVYRHRVNAQRPNLIGLTMGDVDQPPRDKIPNNSMRIVMESEPRKRPAPSHDAGLPPKKPWFDKPNFNKPNHHGFHKRGPFSPNTKLLVRLIPAELNSISKLNEHFSKFGTIVNLQVAYQNDPEGALIQFASPDEAKRAMQSTEAVLNNRFIKVHWFREDGSDGHGQPRSQQPPPLPPPQLATPPVAALKQSVKDRLGPLVPVNSEPSQDSSVSSQNASKVSVKDRLGFSAKPAASVEKVFSTSTGLTKTVYNPAALKAAQRTSEEALKKKQEALKLQQDVRKKKQEILEKHIETQKLLISKLEKNKAMKAEDKAKIMETLSMLTKSITKLQEEIKGISSCSLPLRSTKSKAQAQKELLDTELDLYQKTQAGEDTALLKIKYTQLQIEAAKRGLLSSGRGRRVPGRGRGVVRTRGRGSRGRGRGVPLHAVVDHRPRALEISGFSDSDRVDLLPHFALFGEIEDCQIDENNLSAVITYKTRAEAEQAALHGVKFNNQTLRLAWHKPAPTVSSADAEEEEPPEEEYPEESLSDDALLQDDDEEEDDNEPRPWRR